A single region of the Streptomyces virginiae genome encodes:
- a CDS encoding putative cobaltochelatase: MSSTHFPFSAVVGQDDLRLALLLNAVSPAVGGVLVRGEKGTAKSTAVRALSALLPQVDVVPGCRFSCAPAAPDPSCPDGPHESGPGALRPARMVELPVGASEDRLVGALDIERALAEGVKAFEPGLLADAHRGILYVDEVNLLHDHLVDVLLDAAAMGASYVEREGVSVRHAARFLLVGTMNPEEGELRPQLLDRFGLTVEVAASREPAQRVEVVRRRLAYEDDPAGFATRWAGDEHEVRARVVAARALLPKVSLGDTALLQIAATCAGFEVDGMRADIVMARTATALAAWAGRTDVRKEDVRQAALLALPHRRRRNPFDAPGLDEDMLDRILDEFPDEDPEPEPEPEPEGPDDSGPEDDGPGGGPDGGPGGTPPQGDGSQDPDTPAESPETPETGEAPAEAPEAPQPAAQEAAGPEQAAVRAAEPFRTKMLSVPGLGEGASGRRSRARTAHGRTTGAQRPRGHLTKLHLAATIQAAAPHQKARGRDGRGLVIRKDDLRQATREGREGNLVLFVVDASGSMAARQRMSAVKGAVMSLLLDAYQRRDKVGLITFRGATAELALPPTSSVDAAAARLEQLPTGGRTPLAAGLLKAHEVLRIERLRDPSRRPLLVVVTDGRATSAGNVGGRTDSSPRELAGHSARLLQAGGVASVVVDCESGPVRLGLAGVLAQDLGGPSVTLDGLRADSLAGLVKNVRTAVASTASPHSSSNSNRRAA; the protein is encoded by the coding sequence GTGAGCAGCACCCACTTCCCGTTCTCGGCCGTCGTCGGGCAGGACGATCTGCGGTTGGCTCTCCTGCTCAACGCCGTGAGCCCAGCGGTCGGCGGGGTGCTCGTGCGCGGTGAGAAGGGGACCGCCAAGTCCACCGCCGTGCGCGCGCTGTCGGCGCTGCTGCCACAGGTCGACGTCGTTCCCGGCTGCCGGTTCTCCTGCGCACCGGCCGCGCCCGACCCGTCGTGCCCGGACGGCCCGCACGAGTCCGGCCCCGGCGCCCTGCGGCCCGCGCGCATGGTGGAGCTGCCCGTCGGCGCCTCCGAAGACCGGCTGGTCGGTGCTCTGGACATCGAACGCGCCCTCGCCGAGGGGGTGAAAGCCTTCGAGCCCGGCCTGCTGGCCGACGCGCATCGCGGGATCCTCTACGTCGACGAAGTGAACCTCCTCCATGACCACTTGGTGGACGTGCTGCTGGACGCCGCGGCGATGGGCGCCTCGTACGTGGAGCGCGAGGGCGTCTCCGTCCGGCACGCGGCCCGCTTCCTGCTCGTCGGCACGATGAACCCCGAGGAGGGCGAGCTGCGGCCGCAGCTCCTCGACCGGTTCGGGCTCACCGTCGAGGTGGCCGCCTCCCGCGAGCCCGCCCAGCGTGTCGAGGTGGTCCGCCGCCGGCTCGCCTACGAGGACGATCCCGCGGGCTTCGCGACCCGCTGGGCCGGGGACGAGCACGAGGTCCGGGCCCGGGTGGTGGCCGCGCGGGCGCTGCTCCCGAAGGTCTCGCTCGGCGACACCGCGCTCCTGCAGATCGCGGCGACCTGCGCCGGGTTCGAGGTCGACGGGATGCGGGCCGACATCGTGATGGCGCGGACCGCGACGGCGCTGGCCGCGTGGGCCGGGCGGACCGACGTACGGAAGGAAGACGTCCGGCAGGCCGCCCTGCTGGCGCTCCCCCACCGGCGGCGCCGCAACCCCTTCGACGCGCCCGGGCTCGACGAGGACATGCTCGACCGGATCCTGGACGAGTTCCCCGACGAGGACCCGGAGCCCGAGCCCGAGCCGGAGCCCGAGGGCCCCGACGACAGCGGCCCCGAGGACGACGGCCCCGGCGGTGGTCCCGACGGCGGTCCCGGGGGCACGCCCCCGCAGGGTGACGGGTCCCAGGACCCGGATACCCCGGCCGAGTCTCCCGAGACCCCCGAGACCGGCGAGGCCCCCGCGGAGGCCCCCGAGGCTCCGCAGCCCGCCGCCCAGGAGGCGGCCGGGCCCGAGCAGGCCGCGGTGCGTGCCGCCGAACCGTTCCGGACCAAGATGCTCAGCGTGCCCGGCCTCGGCGAGGGCGCCTCCGGGCGCCGCTCCCGCGCCCGCACGGCCCACGGCCGCACCACCGGTGCCCAGCGTCCCCGCGGCCATCTGACGAAGCTGCACCTGGCCGCCACCATCCAGGCCGCCGCCCCGCACCAGAAGGCGCGCGGCCGCGACGGGCGCGGCCTGGTGATCCGCAAGGACGATCTGCGCCAGGCCACGCGGGAGGGCCGCGAGGGCAACCTCGTCCTCTTCGTCGTCGACGCCTCCGGCTCCATGGCCGCCCGGCAGCGCATGAGCGCGGTCAAGGGCGCCGTGATGTCGCTGCTCCTGGACGCGTACCAGCGCCGGGACAAGGTCGGCCTGATCACCTTCCGGGGTGCCACGGCCGAGCTGGCCCTGCCGCCGACCTCCTCGGTGGACGCGGCGGCGGCCCGGCTGGAGCAGCTGCCGACGGGCGGCCGCACCCCGCTGGCGGCCGGGCTGTTGAAGGCCCATGAGGTGCTGCGGATCGAACGGCTGCGGGATCCCTCGCGCCGGCCGCTGCTCGTGGTGGTCACCGACGGGCGGGCCACCTCGGCCGGGAACGTCGGGGGCCGTACGGACAGCAGCCCGCGGGAGCTCGCGGGGCACAGCGCGCGGCTGCTGCAGGCCGGGGGCGTCGCCTCCGTGGTCGTGGACTGCGAGTCCGGGCCGGTCCGGCTGGGGCTGGCCGGCGTACTGGCCCAGGACCTCGGCGGTCCCTCGGTCACGCTGGACGGGCTGCGGGCCGACTCGTTGGCCGGGCTCGTGAAGAACGTACGTACGGCAGTGGCATCCACTGCATCACCCCACAGCAGCAGCAACAGCAACAGGAGGGCCGCGTAA
- a CDS encoding amidohydrolase family protein: MNDATDVSDVLHVKGRVLVGPDEVRDELWVVGGRISYERPLGAREITTVTGWALPGLVDAHCHVGLDAHGPVDAETAERQALTDRDAGTLLIRDAGSPSDTRWIDDREDLPKIIRAGRHIARTRRYIRNYAHEIEPADLVEYVGREALRGDGWVKLVGDWIDRDAGDLAACWPRAEVEAAIAEAHRLGARVTAHCFAEDSLRDLVEAGIDCIEHATGLTEDTIPLFAERGVAIVPTLVNIANFPKMAAGGEAKFPTWSAHMRRLHERRYDTVRAAYDAGIEVFVGTDAGGSLPHGLVAAEVAELVKAGIPAIDALSATAWAAREWLGRPGLTEGAPADLVVYAADPRADVGVLAQPLRVVVNGRVRA, translated from the coding sequence ATGAACGATGCGACTGATGTGAGCGACGTGCTGCACGTGAAGGGGCGGGTGCTGGTCGGGCCCGACGAGGTACGCGACGAGCTCTGGGTGGTCGGCGGGCGGATCTCCTACGAACGCCCGCTCGGCGCCCGTGAGATCACCACGGTGACCGGCTGGGCCCTGCCCGGACTGGTCGACGCGCACTGCCACGTGGGGCTGGACGCCCACGGCCCGGTCGACGCCGAGACCGCCGAGCGCCAGGCCCTCACCGACCGCGATGCCGGCACCCTCCTCATTCGCGACGCCGGATCACCCTCCGACACCCGCTGGATCGACGACCGCGAGGACCTGCCGAAGATCATCCGGGCCGGCCGGCACATCGCGCGCACCCGTCGCTACATCCGCAACTACGCCCACGAGATCGAGCCCGCCGACCTCGTCGAGTACGTCGGGCGGGAGGCGCTGCGCGGCGACGGCTGGGTCAAGCTCGTCGGCGACTGGATCGACCGCGACGCCGGTGACCTCGCAGCCTGCTGGCCGCGCGCCGAGGTCGAGGCGGCCATCGCCGAGGCACACCGGCTGGGTGCCCGCGTCACGGCGCACTGCTTCGCCGAGGACTCGCTGCGCGACCTCGTCGAGGCGGGCATCGACTGCATCGAACACGCCACCGGCCTCACCGAGGACACCATCCCGCTGTTCGCGGAGCGCGGGGTCGCGATCGTCCCGACGCTCGTGAACATCGCCAACTTCCCGAAGATGGCGGCGGGCGGCGAGGCGAAGTTCCCCACCTGGTCGGCGCACATGCGACGGCTCCACGAACGGCGCTACGACACCGTCCGGGCCGCCTACGACGCGGGCATCGAGGTCTTCGTCGGCACCGACGCGGGCGGCTCCCTGCCGCACGGCCTGGTCGCGGCGGAGGTCGCGGAGCTGGTCAAGGCCGGCATCCCGGCGATCGACGCCCTCTCCGCGACGGCCTGGGCGGCCCGGGAGTGGCTCGGCAGGCCGGGGCTGACCGAGGGGGCGCCCGCCGACCTCGTGGTGTACGCCGCCGACCCGCGGGCCGACGTGGGCGTACTGGCGCAGCCGCTGCGGGTCGTCGTGAACGGCCGGGTCCGGGCCTGA
- a CDS encoding cobyrinate a,c-diamide synthase, producing MVTSFNVPRLVIAAPSSGSGKTTVATGLMAAFSERGLAVSPHKAGPDYIDPGYHALATGRPGRNLDAFMCGPELVAPLFAHGAAGCDLAVVEGVMGLYDGAAGRGELASTAQVAKLLRAPVVLVVDASSQSRSVAALVHGFASFDPQVRLGGVILNKVGSDRHEVMLREALEEAGMPVLGVLRRAPQVATPSRHLGLVPVAERHTDALASVSALAAQVRAGCDLDALMALARTAPPLDCEAWSPAAALTHSSGRTSASPASGAQGSGGDAPGNGAVPADLGGAPGRRPVIAVAGGAAFTFSYAEHTELLTAAGAEVVTFDPLRDEALPPGTAGLVIGGGFPEMYAPELSANEPLRAAVAAFAAAGGPVAAECAGLLYLGRSLDGKPMCGVLDADARMSERLTLGYREAVALSDSALARAGTRLRGHEFHRTVIEPGAGAAPAWGFTHPERRVEGFVQQGVHASYLHTHWAAEPSVARRFTEAAAARR from the coding sequence GTGGTGACTTCGTTCAACGTACCCCGGCTGGTCATCGCCGCTCCCTCGTCGGGCAGCGGCAAGACCACCGTGGCCACGGGCCTGATGGCGGCCTTCTCGGAGCGCGGCCTCGCCGTGTCCCCGCACAAGGCCGGGCCCGACTACATCGACCCCGGCTACCACGCGCTGGCCACCGGCCGGCCGGGACGCAACCTCGACGCCTTCATGTGCGGCCCGGAGCTGGTCGCCCCGCTGTTCGCGCACGGGGCGGCCGGGTGCGACCTGGCCGTGGTCGAGGGCGTCATGGGGCTCTACGACGGGGCCGCGGGCCGGGGTGAGCTGGCGTCGACGGCGCAGGTCGCGAAGTTGCTGCGGGCGCCGGTGGTGCTGGTGGTCGACGCCTCCTCGCAGTCGCGGTCGGTGGCGGCGCTGGTGCACGGCTTCGCGTCCTTCGACCCGCAGGTGCGCCTCGGCGGGGTGATCCTCAACAAGGTCGGCTCCGACCGGCACGAGGTGATGCTGCGGGAGGCCCTGGAGGAGGCGGGGATGCCGGTGCTCGGCGTCCTGCGGCGGGCTCCGCAGGTGGCCACGCCCTCGCGCCACCTGGGCCTGGTCCCGGTGGCCGAGCGGCACACCGACGCGCTGGCCTCGGTGTCGGCGCTGGCCGCGCAGGTCCGGGCGGGCTGCGACCTGGACGCCCTGATGGCCCTGGCCCGCACGGCTCCGCCGCTGGACTGCGAGGCGTGGTCGCCGGCTGCCGCGCTGACGCACAGTTCGGGCCGTACGTCGGCCTCGCCGGCGTCCGGGGCGCAGGGGTCCGGGGGCGACGCCCCCGGCAACGGCGCCGTACCGGCCGACCTCGGCGGAGCCCCCGGCAGGCGGCCGGTGATCGCGGTCGCCGGCGGCGCCGCCTTCACCTTCTCCTACGCCGAGCACACCGAGCTGCTCACCGCCGCCGGAGCGGAGGTCGTCACCTTCGACCCCCTGCGGGACGAGGCGCTCCCGCCCGGCACCGCCGGCCTGGTGATAGGCGGCGGCTTCCCGGAGATGTACGCGCCCGAGCTGTCCGCCAACGAACCGCTGCGGGCGGCCGTCGCCGCCTTCGCCGCGGCCGGCGGCCCGGTCGCCGCCGAGTGCGCCGGGCTGCTCTACCTGGGCCGGTCGCTGGACGGGAAGCCCATGTGCGGGGTGCTCGACGCCGACGCGCGGATGTCGGAGCGCCTGACCCTCGGCTACCGCGAGGCGGTGGCCCTGTCCGACAGCGCGCTCGCGCGGGCCGGAACCCGGCTGCGCGGGCACGAGTTCCACCGGACGGTGATCGAGCCGGGTGCCGGGGCGGCCCCGGCCTGGGGGTTCACGCACCCCGAACGCCGGGTCGAGGGCTTCGTGCAGCAGGGCGTGCACGCCAGCTACCTGCACACCCACTGGGCGGCGGAGCCGTCCGTCGCCCGCCGCTTCACGGAAGCCGCGGCAGCACGGCGGTGA
- a CDS encoding SCO1860 family LAETG-anchored protein — MNSHTFRLPAAVLLATGAVALLTAPPAFATGGGATGGEGKAGAVVLRAGLDVGLLNTVHVPLKTTLNEVSAPATAEKTALTVTLDGVEGNKPVSVLRADVATSKATADKTRAEAEANLAKASVHVPGLPLLSLIEVEKVTSKAVCEAGKKPVASANVLGTVTALGKKVTLSAGGPTKVEVPGVGRIDLELSGTETTSTTAAAAALRLKIAVNPLNLNVAKVDGEIVLAEAHCESPAGAAPSSAPPANPDIKPQTATGTGTGSATSGGTTGANLAETGGGSLTPYVAGGALTLLAIGGGALLLTRRGRAS, encoded by the coding sequence GTGAACAGCCACACCTTCCGCCTGCCCGCGGCCGTCCTCCTCGCCACGGGAGCGGTCGCCCTGCTCACCGCGCCGCCCGCCTTCGCCACGGGAGGAGGCGCCACCGGGGGTGAGGGCAAGGCCGGCGCCGTCGTCCTGCGCGCCGGGCTGGACGTGGGCCTGCTCAACACCGTGCACGTCCCGCTGAAGACGACCCTCAACGAGGTCAGTGCCCCGGCGACGGCCGAGAAGACCGCGCTGACCGTCACGCTGGACGGGGTCGAGGGGAACAAGCCGGTCAGTGTGCTGCGCGCCGACGTGGCCACCTCCAAGGCCACCGCCGACAAGACCCGGGCCGAGGCGGAGGCGAACCTGGCCAAGGCATCCGTCCACGTCCCCGGACTGCCGCTGCTCTCCCTCATCGAGGTGGAGAAGGTCACCTCCAAGGCCGTCTGCGAGGCGGGCAAGAAGCCGGTGGCCAGTGCGAACGTCCTCGGGACGGTGACGGCGCTCGGCAAGAAGGTCACCCTGTCCGCCGGCGGCCCCACCAAGGTCGAGGTCCCCGGAGTCGGCCGGATCGACCTGGAGCTGTCCGGCACGGAGACCACCTCCACCACGGCGGCCGCCGCCGCGCTCCGTCTGAAGATCGCGGTGAACCCGCTCAACCTGAACGTGGCGAAGGTCGACGGCGAGATCGTGCTCGCCGAGGCGCACTGCGAGTCCCCGGCGGGCGCGGCGCCGTCCTCGGCCCCGCCCGCGAACCCGGACATCAAGCCCCAGACGGCGACCGGTACGGGCACCGGATCCGCCACGTCCGGCGGCACCACCGGCGCCAACCTCGCCGAGACCGGCGGCGGTTCACTGACTCCCTACGTCGCGGGCGGGGCCCTGACCCTGCTGGCCATCGGCGGGGGCGCGCTCCTGCTCACCCGGCGGGGCAGGGCCTCGTAG
- the cobC gene encoding Rv2231c family pyridoxal phosphate-dependent protein CobC gives MGEYTTQVVVGVGGRAGVSVAEVCSLVEETLRGAGLAVGSVTALATVESKAGEPGITGAAERFGVPLVSYPADRLAAITVPHPSEAARAATGTPSVAEAAALAGGGELLVPKRRSVSATCAVAAAHPHDLRHHGDAEVIDAGSALVDLAVNVRADTPPDWLKRRIAASLGDLAAYPDGRSARAAVAARHGLPVERVLLTAGAAEAFVLIARALGAVRPVVVHPQFTEPEAALRDAGHRVERVVLRAADGFRLDPAAVPEDADLVVIGNPTNPTSVLHPAGILAALARPGRILVVDEAFMDAVPGEREALAGRMDLPGLVVLRSLTKTWGLAGLRIGYVLAEPEVIAKLAAAQPLWPVSTPALVAAEACMAPAALAEAEEAARRIAVDRAHLLAGLAEFDEVTSVGVAEGPFVLIRVAGGAEVRTRLRALGFAVRRGDTFPGLDHSWLRLAVRDRATTGRLLQAMDHALALAAR, from the coding sequence GTGGGCGAGTACACGACGCAGGTGGTGGTCGGGGTCGGCGGACGCGCGGGGGTTTCCGTCGCGGAGGTCTGCTCCCTGGTCGAGGAGACGCTGCGGGGAGCCGGGCTGGCCGTGGGGTCGGTGACGGCGCTGGCCACGGTGGAGTCGAAGGCGGGCGAGCCCGGCATCACGGGTGCGGCGGAACGTTTCGGCGTTCCCCTGGTGAGCTACCCCGCCGACCGGCTGGCCGCCATCACCGTCCCGCACCCCTCGGAGGCGGCGCGTGCCGCCACCGGGACCCCCTCGGTGGCGGAGGCCGCCGCTCTCGCGGGCGGCGGGGAACTCCTCGTACCCAAGCGGCGGTCGGTGTCGGCGACCTGCGCCGTGGCCGCGGCGCACCCGCACGACCTGCGCCACCACGGGGACGCCGAGGTGATCGACGCGGGCTCCGCCCTGGTGGACCTGGCCGTCAACGTACGGGCGGACACACCCCCGGACTGGCTCAAGCGGCGGATCGCCGCCTCCCTCGGGGATCTCGCCGCGTATCCCGACGGGCGGTCCGCCCGCGCGGCGGTGGCGGCTCGGCACGGGCTGCCGGTCGAGCGGGTGCTGTTGACGGCCGGGGCCGCGGAGGCGTTCGTACTGATCGCCCGGGCCCTGGGAGCCGTACGGCCGGTCGTGGTGCATCCGCAGTTCACCGAGCCGGAAGCCGCCCTGCGGGACGCCGGGCACCGGGTCGAGCGCGTGGTGCTGCGGGCGGCGGACGGCTTCCGGCTGGACCCGGCGGCCGTGCCCGAGGACGCGGACCTCGTGGTGATCGGCAATCCGACCAACCCGACGTCCGTGCTGCATCCGGCGGGGATCCTCGCCGCGCTGGCCCGGCCGGGCCGGATCCTGGTCGTGGACGAGGCGTTCATGGACGCGGTCCCGGGTGAGCGGGAGGCCCTGGCCGGGCGGATGGACCTGCCGGGGCTGGTGGTGCTGCGGAGTCTGACCAAGACGTGGGGGCTGGCGGGGCTGCGGATCGGCTACGTCCTGGCCGAGCCCGAGGTGATCGCGAAGCTGGCGGCCGCACAGCCGCTGTGGCCGGTCTCGACCCCGGCGCTGGTGGCGGCCGAGGCCTGTATGGCTCCGGCGGCGCTGGCCGAGGCGGAGGAGGCGGCCCGGCGGATCGCGGTGGACCGGGCGCACCTGCTGGCCGGGCTCGCGGAGTTCGACGAGGTGACGTCCGTCGGGGTGGCGGAGGGGCCGTTCGTGCTGATCCGGGTGGCGGGCGGGGCCGAGGTCCGCACCCGGCTGCGCGCCCTCGGCTTCGCCGTCCGCCGCGGGGACACCTTCCCTGGGCTGGACCATTCCTGGCTGCGGCTGGCGGTGCGCGACCGGGCGACGACGGGCCGCCTGCTCCAGGCCATGGACCACGCCCTCGCACTGGCCGCGCGCTGA
- the cobO gene encoding cob(I)yrinic acid a,c-diamide adenosyltransferase: MPQGQPSVVPDDGLTTRQRRNRPLVFVHTGPGKGKSTAAFGLALRAWNQGWPIGVFQFVKSAKWKVGEENALKVLGASGEGGSVVWHKMGEGWSWVQRDAQLDNEQAAKEGWEQVKRDLAAETHKLYVLDEFAYPMHWGWIDVDEVIEVLRNRPGTQHVVITGRNAPEKLVDFADLVTEMTKVKHPMDAGQKGQKGIEW, encoded by the coding sequence ATGCCTCAGGGACAGCCGTCCGTCGTTCCGGACGACGGGCTCACGACGCGCCAGCGCCGCAACCGTCCGCTGGTCTTCGTCCACACCGGCCCCGGCAAGGGCAAGTCCACGGCGGCCTTCGGGCTGGCGCTGCGCGCCTGGAACCAGGGCTGGCCGATCGGGGTGTTCCAGTTCGTCAAGTCGGCGAAGTGGAAGGTCGGCGAGGAGAACGCGCTCAAGGTGCTCGGTGCCTCCGGCGAGGGCGGCTCCGTCGTCTGGCACAAGATGGGCGAGGGCTGGTCCTGGGTCCAGCGGGACGCGCAGCTCGACAACGAGCAGGCGGCCAAGGAAGGCTGGGAGCAGGTCAAGCGCGATCTGGCCGCCGAGACGCACAAGCTGTACGTGCTGGACGAGTTCGCCTACCCGATGCACTGGGGCTGGATCGACGTCGACGAGGTCATCGAGGTGCTGCGGAACCGTCCCGGCACGCAGCACGTGGTGATCACGGGTCGCAACGCGCCGGAGAAGCTGGTGGATTTCGCGGACCTCGTCACCGAGATGACCAAGGTCAAGCACCCGATGGACGCCGGCCAGAAGGGCCAGAAGGGCATCGAGTGGTGA
- a CDS encoding aminotransferase class V-fold PLP-dependent enzyme, whose translation MDLALAEATRAEFAHSTTYLNTAKCGVVPRSAVAAVRELAEAAGAGLPTGFGDFDRVNGARAAFARLAGVDTDRVSVGSAVSTHVGLVAASLPSGAEVLCPEGEFSSLINPFVARGDLKTRFVPLESVAEYVGPGTALVALSVVQSADGRKADLAAVREAATAHGARMLVDATQAVGWLPFDASPYEYTVAGGFKWLLGVRGASYLAVSCEAQHTLTPLHAGWVPAVADGDATYGPMAGLAHGARRFDESPAFLAYHASASALALLERIGIEAVHAHDTALAARYRAGLARLGHEPVPGDSAIVSVPGLADRQPALEAAGIVTSPRAGMLRASFHLYNTEADVDRLLNALADS comes from the coding sequence ATGGATCTTGCCCTCGCCGAAGCGACCCGTGCCGAGTTCGCCCACTCCACCACCTACCTCAACACCGCCAAGTGCGGGGTCGTCCCGCGTTCCGCCGTCGCGGCCGTACGGGAGCTGGCCGAGGCGGCGGGGGCCGGGCTCCCCACCGGCTTCGGCGACTTCGACCGTGTGAACGGGGCCCGGGCGGCCTTCGCCCGCCTCGCAGGGGTCGACACCGACCGGGTGTCCGTCGGCTCGGCCGTCTCCACCCACGTCGGCCTCGTCGCCGCCTCGCTCCCCTCCGGCGCCGAAGTGCTCTGCCCCGAGGGTGAGTTCTCCTCCCTGATCAACCCCTTCGTGGCGCGCGGCGACCTCAAGACGCGCTTCGTCCCGCTCGAATCCGTCGCCGAGTACGTCGGCCCCGGCACCGCCCTGGTCGCGCTGAGCGTCGTGCAGTCCGCGGACGGCCGCAAGGCCGACCTGGCCGCGGTGCGCGAGGCGGCGACCGCGCACGGGGCCCGGATGCTCGTGGACGCGACCCAGGCCGTCGGCTGGCTCCCCTTCGACGCCTCCCCGTACGAGTACACGGTCGCCGGCGGCTTCAAATGGCTGCTCGGCGTGCGCGGAGCCTCGTACCTGGCGGTGTCGTGCGAGGCCCAGCACACGCTGACCCCGCTGCACGCCGGCTGGGTGCCCGCGGTCGCCGACGGGGACGCCACCTACGGGCCGATGGCGGGACTCGCCCACGGGGCACGACGGTTCGACGAGTCCCCCGCCTTCCTCGCCTACCACGCCTCCGCATCCGCACTGGCCCTGCTGGAGCGGATCGGCATCGAGGCCGTCCACGCCCACGACACCGCCCTGGCCGCCCGCTACCGGGCCGGCCTCGCGCGCCTGGGCCACGAGCCCGTCCCCGGCGATTCCGCCATCGTCTCCGTGCCGGGTCTCGCCGACCGGCAGCCCGCCCTGGAGGCGGCCGGCATCGTCACGTCCCCCCGGGCGGGCATGCTGCGGGCCTCGTTCCACCTCTACAACACGGAGGCGGACGTGGACCGGCTCCTGAACGCCCTCGCCGACTCCTGA
- a CDS encoding CapA family protein has protein sequence MKASAGTGTALVALAALAVVGGGIYAVPWLFDDGAAAPATGQRFQGKPGQGEADRPEGTAAAAAGKPFTLVATGDIIPYPSIVQRSADDAGKAGEYDFRKILAGVKPLVSAADLAICHHEIPYGRPGGPYTGYPTFKAPHQLADALEDAGYDSCSTASNHTLDDGYEGLARTLEHLDRVGVPHVGSARSAEEAKAPALLAAGGAKVAQLSYTYGTNGIPLPPGKPWAVNLIDEDRIIADARAARAQGANVVVLSVHWGTEWQTAPDEQQKALAQALTASRSADGLPDIDLIIGTHNHVPQPYEKINGTWVVFGMGDQVASFVPADKLRGNQSSVPRFTFSPAAGRPGRWEVVKAEYLTQYSDMGPPFRVVCASCAASDTSLPAAKRSEYARIDRQVTEAVMSRGAGGQGLEHATH, from the coding sequence ATGAAGGCATCCGCGGGCACAGGCACGGCGCTGGTCGCGCTGGCCGCGCTGGCGGTCGTGGGCGGCGGGATATACGCCGTACCGTGGCTGTTCGACGACGGAGCGGCGGCGCCCGCCACGGGGCAGCGGTTCCAGGGCAAGCCGGGGCAGGGCGAGGCGGACCGGCCGGAGGGCACCGCCGCGGCCGCCGCCGGGAAGCCGTTCACGCTGGTCGCGACGGGCGACATCATCCCGTACCCGTCGATCGTGCAGCGGTCGGCGGACGACGCGGGCAAGGCCGGGGAGTACGACTTCCGGAAGATACTCGCCGGGGTCAAACCCCTGGTGTCCGCCGCCGACCTGGCGATATGCCACCACGAGATACCGTACGGGCGCCCCGGCGGCCCCTACACCGGCTATCCCACCTTCAAGGCCCCGCACCAGCTGGCGGACGCCCTCGAGGACGCCGGCTACGACAGCTGTTCCACCGCTTCGAACCACACCCTGGACGACGGCTACGAGGGCCTCGCCCGCACCCTGGAGCACCTCGACCGGGTCGGTGTCCCGCACGTCGGTTCGGCCCGCAGCGCGGAGGAGGCCAAGGCCCCGGCGCTGCTCGCGGCGGGCGGGGCGAAGGTCGCCCAGCTCTCGTACACCTACGGCACCAACGGCATCCCGCTTCCGCCGGGCAAGCCGTGGGCCGTGAACCTGATCGACGAGGACCGGATCATCGCGGACGCCCGGGCCGCCCGGGCGCAGGGCGCGAACGTGGTGGTGCTGAGCGTCCACTGGGGTACCGAGTGGCAGACGGCGCCCGACGAGCAGCAGAAGGCGTTGGCGCAGGCGCTGACCGCGTCCCGCTCGGCCGACGGGCTCCCCGACATCGATCTGATCATCGGTACGCACAACCACGTGCCGCAGCCCTACGAGAAGATCAACGGGACCTGGGTGGTCTTCGGGATGGGCGACCAGGTCGCCAGCTTCGTACCGGCCGACAAACTGCGCGGCAACCAGTCCTCGGTCCCCCGCTTCACCTTCTCCCCGGCGGCGGGCCGTCCGGGCCGCTGGGAGGTGGTGAAGGCCGAATACCTCACGCAGTACTCGGACATGGGGCCGCCGTTCCGTGTCGTCTGCGCCTCCTGCGCGGCCTCGGACACCTCGCTGCCGGCGGCGAAGCGGAGCGAGTACGCGCGGATCGACCGGCAGGTCACCGAGGCCGTGATGTCGCGTGGGGCGGGCGGACAGGGCTTGGAGCACGCCACCCACTGA
- a CDS encoding ZIP family metal transporter: MAVIVALGAFLMTLAGGWAAQRVTDRRHLVLGLAGGLMLGVVGLDLLPEALHAAGDEVFGVPLALLLFVAGFLVAHVVERLLAVRQAAHGAEDGARVPQVGLTAAAAMVGHSLADGVALGAAFQVGGGMGVAVALAVITHDFADGFNTYTLTSLYGNDRRKALMMLFADAVAPVVGAASTVLFTLPEEPLGAYLGFFGGVLLYLASAEILPEAHHKHPALSTLMCTVGGVAGIWLVVGIAD, translated from the coding sequence ATGGCCGTGATCGTCGCGTTGGGCGCGTTCCTGATGACCCTGGCGGGCGGATGGGCGGCGCAGCGCGTCACCGACCGCCGCCACCTCGTGCTGGGCCTGGCCGGCGGGCTGATGCTCGGCGTCGTCGGCCTCGACCTGCTCCCGGAGGCCCTCCACGCGGCGGGGGACGAGGTGTTCGGGGTCCCGCTCGCCCTGCTGCTCTTCGTGGCCGGATTCCTGGTCGCGCACGTCGTGGAACGGCTGCTGGCGGTCCGCCAGGCCGCGCACGGCGCCGAGGACGGCGCCCGCGTCCCCCAGGTCGGACTCACCGCGGCCGCGGCCATGGTCGGCCACAGTCTCGCCGACGGGGTGGCTCTGGGAGCGGCCTTCCAGGTCGGCGGGGGGATGGGGGTGGCCGTGGCGCTGGCCGTCATCACCCACGACTTCGCCGACGGGTTCAACACGTACACGCTCACCAGCCTCTACGGGAACGACCGCCGCAAGGCCCTGATGATGCTCTTCGCGGACGCCGTCGCCCCGGTCGTGGGCGCGGCGTCCACTGTGCTGTTCACCCTTCCGGAGGAACCCCTCGGCGCGTACCTCGGCTTCTTCGGAGGCGTCCTGCTGTACCTCGCCTCCGCCGAGATCCTCCCCGAGGCCCACCACAAGCACCCCGCCCTGTCCACGCTGATGTGCACGGTGGGCGGGGTGGCCGGGATCTGGCTCGTGGTGGGCATCGCGGACTGA